In the genome of Carassius carassius chromosome 47, fCarCar2.1, whole genome shotgun sequence, one region contains:
- the LOC132130530 gene encoding dynein light chain 2, cytoplasmic, giving the protein MTDRKAVIKNADMSEDMQQDAVDCATQAMEKYNIEKDIAAYIKKEFDKKYNPTWHCIVGRNFGSYVTHETKHFIYFYLGQVAILLFKSG; this is encoded by the exons ATGACTGACAGGAAGGCAGTGATAAAGAACGCTGATATGTCGGAGGACATGCAGCAGGATGCAGTGGATTGTGCCACAcaggccatggagaagtacaaCATTGAGAAGGACATTGCTGCATATATCAAAAAG GAGTTTGATAAGAAGTATAATCCGACATGGCATTGTATTGTGGGACGGAACTTTGGCAGTTATGTGACACACGAAACTAAGCATTTCATCTACTTCTACCTGGGTCAAGTGGCCATTCTGCTCTTCAAATCGGGCTGA
- the srsf1b gene encoding serine/arginine-rich splicing factor 1B — protein sequence MSGSVIRGPAGNNDCRIYVGNLPPDIRTKDVEDVFYKYGAIRDIDLKNRRGGPPFAFVEFEDPRDAEDAVHGRDGYDYDGYRLRVEFPRSGRGGGRGGGGGGGGVGAPRGRYGPPSRRSEYRVIVSGLPPSGSWQDLKDHMREAGDVCYADVFRDGTGVVEFVRKEDMTYAVRKLDNTKFRSHEGETAYVRVKVDGPRSPSYGRSRSRSHSRSRSRSISRSRSYSPRRNRGSPNYSPRHSRSRSRT from the exons ATGTCTGGCAGTGTGATTCGAGGGCCTGCAGGGAACAACGACTGTCGGATTTACGTTGGTAACTTACCCCCTGATATTCGCACCAAAGACGTAGAGGATGTGTTTTATAAATACGGAGCCATTCGGGATATCGACCTTAAAAACAGAAGAGGAGGTCCGCCGTTTGCGTTCGTGGAGTTCGAGGACCCGAG AGATGCAGAGGATGCTGTTCATGGACGAGATGGCTATGACTATGATGGCTATCGTCTTCGTGTGGAGTTCCCCAGGAGTGGCAGGGGaggtggaagaggtggaggtggtggtggtggaggagTTGGAGCTCCCAGAGGCAGATATGGCCCTCCATCCAGGCGTTCAGAGTACAGGGTCATAGTGTCAG GACTTCCTCCTAGTGGCAGCTGGCAGGACCTTAAGGATCACATGCGTGAAGCAGGTGATGTATGTTATGCTGACGTTTTCCGAGATGGCACCGGCGTTGTGGAGTTTGTGCGCAAAGAAGACATGACCTACGCCGTTCGAAAGCTGGATAACACTAAGTTCCGGTCACATGAG GGGGAGACGGCTTACGTTCGTGTAAAGGTGGATGGCCCGCGCAGCCCCAGTTATGGGCGCTCGCGCTCTCGCAGCCACAGCAGGAGTCGCAGCCGGAGCATCAGCCGCAGTCGGAGCTACTCTCCACGCCGCAATCGAGGATCCCCAAATTACTCGCCCCGCCACAGCCGATCCCGTTCCCGCACCTAA